A genomic window from Ignavibacteria bacterium includes:
- the trxA gene encoding thioredoxin — protein sequence MVHLTAAEFKQKVFNYETEKEWKFTGDKPVIIDFYADWCGPCKMVAPVLEELSKEYDGKVQIYKVDTEEEQELAQVFGIRSIPSILFIPMDGKPQMTMGALPKESFVQAISEVLKVN from the coding sequence ATGGTACATTTAACAGCAGCAGAATTCAAACAAAAGGTATTTAACTACGAAACAGAAAAAGAATGGAAATTCACAGGTGATAAGCCCGTAATAATAGATTTTTATGCTGACTGGTGCGGTCCTTGCAAAATGGTTGCACCTGTTTTAGAAGAGTTATCAAAGGAATATGACGGTAAGGTACAGATATATAAAGTAGATACCGAAGAAGAGCAGGAGCTCGCACAGGTATTCGGCATTCGCAGCATTCCTTCAATATTATTCATACCTATGGATGGTAAGCCCCAAATGACTATGGGCGCACTGCCGAAGGAAAGCTTTGTTCAGGCTATTAGCGAAGTCCTGAAAGTGAATTAA
- a CDS encoding outer membrane protein transport protein: MKKITGLLLLSVILISGIYSQNGTRLIGFDAKTTGRGGVSTGFFDNTSLLMTNPAGISFLKENMLEADFSMMMPKLKFTNTINTAEGNSNTYPLPSLGVTFTPKKSKLTLGLGFFTNGGMGSDFKLNHQLFKDQAGNYVQQEYYSKYAVMQGGPSVSYKLSKNFSAGISAHMYYSMMDFRMPYSLSPNELKGVVNPQTGMTFGQMFSAPQSQGGLGYSEVTAYAKMSDLTAIGFGGKIGLAYKVNDMFSLGLSYTLPVDLTYKNGKADMDMTYQMNDAFGRVVTGYMTNYPGITQQQAMDSAMNAFSQMGIDLSLGAKATYDLENKLSMPQQISFGFSYAAPNKKFRFGMDFEWLNWKKAFEKMELSMTGGQNANINRMMGNTGSFSLNFPLEWKDSYIIHAGGEYDISKMFTMRLGYTYGTNPVPESTVFPVFPAIVENHIMAGGTLNFSPKFAVNFAYEMALKKELTASNPSTVASEYSSSTSSLETMLFHLSLTWKY, from the coding sequence ATGAAGAAAATTACAGGTTTATTACTTTTATCCGTCATACTTATATCAGGAATTTACTCGCAAAACGGCACAAGGCTCATTGGTTTTGATGCCAAAACAACAGGCAGGGGAGGCGTATCAACCGGTTTTTTTGATAACACAAGCCTTCTTATGACAAATCCCGCAGGTATTTCTTTTCTAAAAGAAAACATGCTGGAAGCGGATTTTTCTATGATGATGCCGAAGCTGAAGTTTACAAATACAATTAATACCGCTGAAGGAAATTCCAACACTTACCCGCTTCCTTCATTGGGCGTTACTTTTACTCCAAAAAAATCGAAATTAACTCTAGGGCTTGGTTTCTTCACGAACGGAGGTATGGGTTCAGATTTTAAATTAAATCACCAGTTATTCAAAGACCAGGCAGGGAATTATGTGCAGCAGGAATATTATTCCAAATACGCAGTAATGCAGGGCGGACCCTCTGTATCATATAAATTGAGCAAAAATTTCTCAGCAGGTATATCAGCTCATATGTATTACAGCATGATGGATTTCCGTATGCCTTACAGCCTTTCACCTAACGAGCTTAAAGGTGTTGTTAATCCACAAACCGGTATGACATTCGGTCAGATGTTCTCTGCTCCGCAGAGCCAGGGCGGACTTGGTTACAGCGAAGTAACCGCTTACGCAAAAATGAGCGATCTGACAGCGATAGGGTTCGGCGGTAAAATTGGACTCGCATATAAAGTAAACGATATGTTCTCGCTCGGTTTAAGCTATACACTTCCGGTCGATCTTACTTACAAGAACGGCAAAGCTGATATGGATATGACTTACCAGATGAATGATGCATTCGGAAGGGTTGTAACAGGATATATGACCAATTACCCCGGTATAACACAGCAGCAGGCAATGGATTCAGCAATGAACGCTTTTTCACAGATGGGAATTGATCTTTCACTGGGTGCAAAAGCAACATATGATCTTGAGAACAAGCTTTCAATGCCTCAGCAGATATCGTTCGGATTTTCCTATGCAGCCCCGAACAAAAAATTCCGCTTTGGTATGGACTTTGAATGGCTTAACTGGAAAAAAGCATTTGAGAAAATGGAGCTAAGCATGACAGGCGGCCAGAATGCTAATATCAACAGAATGATGGGCAATACGGGTTCATTTTCACTTAACTTCCCGCTGGAATGGAAGGATTCATACATTATCCACGCAGGCGGAGAATATGATATATCCAAAATGTTCACAATGCGTTTAGGCTATACATACGGCACCAACCCGGTTCCTGAATCAACAGTGTTCCCGGTTTTCCCGGCAATTGTAGAAAACCATATAATGGCAGGCGGAACACTTAACTTTTCACCTAAGTTCGCTGTGAACTTTGCATATGAAATGGCTCTGAAAAAAGAGCTTACAGCTTCAAATCCGAGTACAGTGGCATCTGAATACAGCAGCAGCACTTCATCGCTTGAAACAATGCTGTTCCATTTATCACTGACCTGGAAGTATTAA
- a CDS encoding tetrathionate reductase family octaheme c-type cytochrome, with translation MTKFKTTGYLLIYFGLALILLVTASSCNKDSRSDYNPVPKKVNPLEGRVIPHLDHSAYFKDSIDSPQKVTRRCLECHPNSGSEVMKTAHWTWISGDVERNGKNIPLGKKNQVNNFCISVVGNWGSCVTCHAGYGWSDANYDFTKEENVDCLVCHDGSGTYSKTKLGMPNKNVDLRLVAGSVHRPTRENCGICHFSGGGGMGVKHGDLDESLLNANKELDFHMGKLNFQCVDCHTTQNHVISGKVNTTYTEKTNASRFNCEKCHTEQPHKDPRLNKHTARVACQTCHIPEFAKKLPTKMIWDWSKAGDSTRVDSPHEYLKIKGEFVYEEGVIPTYTWFNGKMDRYVIGDKLDGEEEHNMNHPLGSREDKNAKIWPFKVHHATQPYDEVNNIIIPPITSGEGGYWTKFDWAYAISTGAKLNNLPYSGKYGFTKTKMYWPITHMVTTGKNALTCTDCHSKGGRLNWAELGYKNDPLQGPGK, from the coding sequence ATGACAAAATTTAAAACTACAGGCTATTTATTAATATATTTCGGACTGGCTTTGATATTGCTGGTAACGGCAAGCTCATGCAATAAAGATTCCCGTTCAGATTATAACCCGGTTCCAAAAAAGGTAAATCCCCTTGAGGGCCGGGTAATTCCTCATTTGGATCACAGCGCATATTTTAAGGATTCAATTGATTCCCCCCAAAAAGTGACACGCAGATGCCTTGAGTGCCATCCCAACAGCGGAAGCGAAGTTATGAAAACCGCTCACTGGACCTGGATCAGCGGTGATGTTGAAAGGAACGGAAAAAATATTCCGCTTGGAAAAAAGAACCAGGTTAATAATTTCTGCATCAGCGTTGTAGGTAACTGGGGTTCATGCGTTACCTGCCATGCGGGATATGGGTGGAGTGATGCAAATTATGATTTCACCAAAGAAGAAAATGTTGACTGTTTGGTATGCCATGACGGCTCAGGTACATATTCAAAAACAAAGCTTGGCATGCCGAATAAAAATGTTGATCTGCGATTGGTTGCAGGAAGCGTTCACCGTCCAACACGCGAAAACTGCGGTATATGCCATTTCAGCGGCGGCGGCGGTATGGGTGTAAAACACGGCGACCTTGATGAATCACTTTTAAACGCAAATAAAGAGCTTGATTTCCATATGGGCAAGCTAAACTTCCAGTGTGTTGATTGCCATACTACCCAAAACCATGTGATATCAGGCAAAGTAAATACAACATATACAGAAAAAACCAATGCATCACGTTTCAACTGTGAAAAATGCCATACAGAGCAGCCGCATAAAGACCCAAGGCTGAATAAACATACTGCAAGGGTTGCATGCCAGACTTGCCATATACCGGAGTTTGCAAAAAAGCTGCCAACAAAGATGATATGGGACTGGTCAAAAGCGGGTGACTCAACCAGGGTAGATAGTCCGCATGAATATCTTAAAATTAAAGGTGAATTTGTGTATGAAGAGGGCGTAATACCTACTTATACATGGTTCAACGGAAAAATGGACAGGTACGTAATTGGTGATAAGCTGGATGGAGAAGAAGAGCATAATATGAATCACCCATTGGGATCACGTGAAGATAAAAATGCCAAGATATGGCCGTTCAAAGTTCACCACGCAACACAGCCTTATGATGAAGTTAATAATATTATAATCCCCCCGATTACCAGCGGAGAAGGCGGCTACTGGACAAAATTTGACTGGGCATATGCAATTTCAACGGGAGCCAAATTAAACAATCTGCCATACAGCGGAAAGTACGGTTTTACAAAAACAAAAATGTACTGGCCTATCACACATATGGTAACGACTGGTAAGAACGCATTAACCTGTACAGATTGCCATTCCAAAGGCGGCCGTTTGAACTGGGCAGAGCTTGGATATAAAAATGACCCGCTTCAGGGACCCGGTAAATAA